Proteins co-encoded in one Sebastes fasciatus isolate fSebFas1 chromosome 11, fSebFas1.pri, whole genome shotgun sequence genomic window:
- the LOC141777708 gene encoding dnaJ homolog subfamily B member 6-like yields MVDYYQVLGVRRESSAEDIKKAYRKLALRWHPDKNPENKDDAEKKFKELSEAYEVLSDANKRTLYDRYGKEGLTANNGGRGGHYHNGDHFHEPFTFRNPDDVFREFFGGRDPFADFFGADPFSDDPFFGNGRRHQGRANRNRNSGSFFGGFVGFPPFGAGFSPFDPGFGTFNSMSPMGHMGHMGHMTTMGSLGGGGFTSFSSSSYGGGGGGGGGGGGMGNFRSVSTSSKIINGRKITTKRIVENGQERVEVEEDGQLRSITINGKEQLLRLEHK; encoded by the exons ATGGTGGACTACTACCAGGTTTTAGGAGTACGGAGAGAATCGTCTGCGGAGGACATAAAGAAAGC CTACAGAAAGCTGGCCTTGAGGTGGCACCCTGATAAAAACCCAGAGAACAAGGACGATGCCGAGAAGAAGTTCAAGGAGCTGTCGGAGGCTTATGAAGTCCTGTCAGACG CCAACAAGAGGACCTTATATGATCGCTATGGCAAAGAGGGATTGACGGCGAACAACGGAGGAAGAG GGGGACATTACCACAACGGAGATCATTTCCATGAACCATTCACATTCCGCAACCCAGACGACGTCTTCAGGGAATTCTTCGGAGGCAGAGACCCGTTTGCAGACTTTTTCG GTGCAGATCCATTTAGTGATGATCCATTTTTCGGCAATGGCCGGCGGCACCAAGGTCGGGCGAATCGCAACCGGAACAGTGGCTCGTTTTTCGGGGGCTTTGTTGGTTTCCCTCCCTTTGGTGCTGGCTTCTCACCTTTTGACCCAG GCTTCGGTACTTTTAATTCTATGAGCCCCATGGGTCATATGGGTCACATGGGTCACATGACAACCATGGGCAGCCTGGGAGGTGGAGGCTTCacctctttttcctcctcctcctatggggggggaggaggtggaggtggaggtggcggTGGCATGGGCAACTTCCGCTCTGTGTCCACCTCCTCCAAGATCATCAACGGCAGGAAGATCACTACTAAAAG aaTCGTGGAAAACGGTCAGGAgcgggtggaggtggaggaggacggGCAGCTGCGGTCAATAACCATCAACGGTAAGGAGCAGCTGCTGCGACTGGAACACAAGTGA